The DNA window agtcttgtctaactcaatgaaactaagccatgcctgtgggacaacccaagatgggtgggtcatggtggagagatctgacagaatgtggtccactggagaagggaatggcaaaccacttcagtattcttgccttgagaaccccatgaacagtatgaagaggtaaaatgataggatactccccaggtcagtaggtgcccaatatgctactggagatcagtggagaaataactccagaaagaatgaagggatggagccaaaacaaaacaatacccagctgtggatgtgactgatgatagaaggaaggtccaatgctgtaaagagcaatattgcataggaacctggaatgtcaggtccatgaatcaaggcaaattggaagtggtcaaacaggagatggcaagagtgaatgtcgacattctaggaatcagcgaactcaaatggactggaatgggtgaatttaactcagatgaccattatatctatactgcgggcaggaatccctcagaagaaatggagtagccatcatggtcaacaaaagagtctgaaatgcagtacttggatgcaatctcaaaaacgacagaatgatctctgttcctttccaaggcaaaccattcaatatcacagtaatccaagtctatgccccaaccagtaaagctgaagaagctgaagttgaatggttctatgaagacctacaagaccttttagaactaacatccccaaaaagatatcctttacattataggggactggaatgtaaaagtaggaagtcaagaaacacctggagtaacaggcaaatttggccttggaatacggaatgaagcagggcaaagactaatagagttttgccaaaagaatgcactggtcatagcaaacaccctcttcaaacaacacaagagaagactctacacatggacatcacagatagtcaacaccaaaatcagattgattatattctttgcagacaaagatgcagaacctctatacagtcagcaaaaacaagaccaggagctgactgtggctcacaccatgaactccttattgccaaattcagactgaaattgaagaaagcagggaaaaccactagagcattcaggtatgaccttaatcaaatcccttaggattatacagtggaagtgagaaatagatttaagggcctagatctgatagatagagtgcctgatgaactatggaatgaggttcgtgacattgcacaggagacagggatcaagaccatccccatgggaaaggaatgcaaaaaagcaaaatggctgtctagagaggccttacaaacagctgtgaaaaaagagaagcgaaaagcaaaggagaaaaggaaagatataagcatctgaatgcagagttccaaagaatagcaagaagagataagaaagccttcctcagcaatcaatgcaaagaaatagaggaaaacaacagaatgggaaagactagagatctcttcaagaaaattagagggatgtaccaagggaacaattcgtgcaaagatgggctcgataaaggacagaaatagtatggacctaacagaagcataagatattaagaagatgtagcaagaatacacagaagaactgtacaaaaaagatcttcatgacccagagaatcacgatggtgtaatcactcatctagagccaggcatcctggaatgtgaagtcaagtgggccttagaaagcatcactatgaacaaagctagtggaggtgatggaattccagttgagctctttcaaatcctgaaagatgtgaaagtgaaaagtgaaagctttgaaagtgctgcactcgatatgcaagcaaatttggaaaactcagcagtggccacaggactggaaaaggtcagttttcattccaatcccaaagaaaggcaatgccaaagagtgctcaaactaccgcacaattgcactcatctcacacactagtaaagtaatgctcaaaattctccaagccaggcttggaacaaagctagtggaggtgatggaattccagttgagctatttcaaattctgaaagatgtgaagtgaaaagtgaaagctgtgaaagtgctgcactcaatatgccagcaaacttggaaaactcagcagtggccacaggactggaaaaggtcagttttcattccaatcccaaagaaaggtaatgccaaagaatgctcaaactaccgcacaattgcactcatctcacacgctagtaaagtaatgctcaaaattctccaagccaggcttaagcaatacgtgaaccgtgaacttcctgatgttcaagctggttttagaaaaggcagaggaaccagagatcaaattgccaacatctgctggatcatggaaaaagcaagagagttccagaaaaacatctatttctgctttattgactatgccaaagcctttgactgtgtggatcacaatcaactgtagaaaagtctgaaagagatgggaataccagaccacctgacctgcctcttgagaaaacgtatgcaggtcaggaagcaacagttagaactggacatgaaacaacagactggttccaaataggaaaaggagtatgtcaaggctgtatattgtcaccctgcttatttaacttatatgcagagtacatcatgagaaacgctggactggaggaaacacaggctggaatcaagattgccgggagaagtatcaataacctcagatatgcagatgacatcacccttatggcagaaagtgaagaggaactcaaaagcctcttgatgaaagtgaaagtggggagtgaaaaagttggcttaaagctcaacattcagaaaacgaagatcatggcatccggtcccatcacttcatggcaaatagatggggaaacaatggaaacagtgtcagactttattttggggggctccaaaatcactgcagatggtgactgaagccatgaaattaaaagacgcttactccttggaagaaaagttatgaccaacctagatagcatatttaaaaacagagacattactttgccaacaaagtacttttccatctagtcaaggctatggtttttcctgtggtcatgtatggatgtgagagttggactgtgaagaaggctgagtaccaaaaaattgatgcttttgaactgtggtgttggagaagactcttgcgagtcccttggactgcaaggagatccaaccagtccattctgaaagagatcagccctgggatttcttttgaggcaatgatgctgaagctgaaactccagtactttggccacctcatgcgaagagctgactcattggaaaagactctgatgctgggagagattgggggcaggaggagaaggggacgacagaggatgagatggctggatgacatcactgactcaatggacatgagtctgagggaactctgggagttggtgatggacagggaggcctggtgtgctgtgattcatggggttgcaaagagtcggacatgactgagtgactgaactgaactgaactgaactaatttatAGTTGTGGATTTCCACCTATATGCATGGCATCTTGTGTTTGGTGGCTAAGTTGTGCCTGAATCTTTGTAACCCCTTgagctgcagcataccaggtttccctgttcttcaatATCTctcggagtctgctcaaactatgtccattgagtgaataatgccatacaactatctcatcctctgtcatttccatctcctcctgccttcaatctttcctgacatcagggtctttttcaatgagtcagctcttagaatcaggtcgccaaagtattggagcttcagcttcagcatcagtccctccaatgaatattcagggttcatttcctttaggattgagtggtttgatctccttgcagtctaagggactctcaagagccttcagcaccacagtttgaaagcatcaattctttggcactcagccttctttacagtccaactctcatatccatacatgactactggaaaaatcacagctttgactatacagatctttgttggcaaagtaatgcctctgctttttaataaggctgtctatgtttgtcatagcttttcttccagggagcaaacatcttaatttcatggctgcagtcactgtccacagtgattttggaggccaagaaaataaagtctttcattgtttccactttttccccatctatttgccacgaagtgatgttACCAGTTGCCAAGTTCTTtactttttgaatgttaagttttaagctaaattttcactctcttccttcactataatcaagatgctctttagttccttttcactttctaccataagggtggtgtcatctgcatagctgaggttattgctgtttctcctggcaatcttgattccagcttgtgcttcatccaacctggcattttgcatgatgtactctgcatataagttaaataagcagggtgacaatatgcagccttgatgtactcctctcccaatttggaaccagtctgttgttccatgtctggttctaaatgttgcttcttgacctgcacacagatttctcaggaggcaggtaaggtattctattattcccatctctttaagaatttcccacagtttgttgtgatctacacagtcaaaagctttaatgtagtcaatgaaacagaagcagattttttgctggaattctgttgctttttctatgatccagcagatgttggcaatttgatctctggttcctctgccttttccaaatgcaGAAGGGTGactttcatttgtaatttttatttaccttGATACAGCTGTACCAGTGATTAGAAGTCTGATGTAGCaacataatcaatataaaaacaatataaaaaacaatatttttttgtaCTCAACCTTACAGCAACCATGTGCTAAGTTCTtgagagatggagacagaatgACTAGACATTTAATGAAAATGATAAACACAATCCAACCCTTAAAAGGATCTCAGAATGTGTGACCTTTACAGCCATAAACAACATAAtctcaaaaacacaaaaaagacttttattttactttatagtaTAGTAGCAACCCCAGACTTATGTTGTCATAGAGCAACATCTTGGTCTGAATGATGATCTTTAATTTGATTAGAAATACTTTCACTCATTTATCACTCAAAATGTGGCAGGCAATCTGGTTTCATATTATATATGATCtcagtaggaaacggcaacccactcctgtattcttgcctggaaaattccatggagagaggaacctgacaggctacagttcacagagttgcagagttgaacacgactaaagtgacttagcaagccaCTGCAGATGTTGATATTCCACCCTCTGGTGGGTAGGAGGTGCCACTGCATCTGCAATCGTGTAGACTTCAAGACCAGTAAATTGCTGTTCAACCCTTTAGTAGCAAAGAATCCAGTCACCATAAGCCATCAGGTAATTATTCTACTTATTTCTCAAGAATTCTAGGAAATAGACTACATAATTATCAGTTTCAAGTGCCTACAGTACTAATGCTTAGTTGTCAGTGAGTTGAATGAAAATGATTCCAAGGTGACTAGTTGTCCTAACCTACGTCATTACGTTAAAATATGCCAGGCCACTCCCTCTATAAACTCAGCACCAGTTAAAATCAAAACTGTATACTGGAACACCTGTTAATTCAACACTTAATTAGACAGAATGTTCAAGTTAATGCCTCACCCCAAAGAGAAAAGCACTCACGGAGCAGCCTTCTTCACAAATGACAGACCTACTCACCACGGACACTGTCTTCATGTGGAGATTTGGAACTGGACGGGTATGCACTAATTTACTACACATTGTGAGGTTAATAAAGAGGTCAACTGCTGGAGACAATTGTGTGAATGTTGGCCAGGATGGTGTCCTGTCTCTGCCCCTCAGAATTTGGCAAAGTACTCTGCTGACAGTGGAAAAGTACTACCGTTTTGCTTGGTAAAAGCTTTCAAAAACATTTGCCTGTGTTGTTTCTACGGGCAATCAAATGTTATTCTAAAATAATTGATTCAGCTAATAAGAGCCTTCCTTAatgattttcttcttatttcactGATTTTACTTATTTACCTTTCAGGTAGGcatggttattattatttcttttttataacccCTGTGCCCTTGCCAATTCTTGGGTATGTTCTGGTTTCAGAACTGTATACCTTAAGACTTTTAGCTATAATTTGAGTGAATTTTTACTTAGCAACTTCTACTCATTAATGTTTCAAAACACATTGACGGAGCTCTTATTATGTACCAGCCAGGCACGGTGTTTAGAGTTAAGGATATAGTAGTGAGAAAGATATGTACTTCTTGCCTTTATGGAACTTAGAGTCTAATGACAAAGAcataatgaagaaacaaaatcatTATAAGCTGAGAtaagtaaaggggaaaaaatgattctctgagaatgtgattttttttcaactggaaaatgaaggaaataagagGAGCATTTAAGTTGAAACACAAAAAATGAGGAAGGGAGCTGTATATGGAAAGGGAGAGGGCAGTGAAGGAATGAAGCAGATAACTGCATGTGCAAAATATGGAAGCAAGGAAAGGCTTGGCATGCTCAAGGAACTAGGTAAAGACTTGGGAGCATTTTGGGCAGAGGAAAGTGATgagatttggaggaaaaaaaaaaaaaaataggcagtaACCAGGTCTTAGATGGTGCTGTAGGAGAATAGGTCTCATTTTTAAGAGCAATGAGAATCCACTTACTGCTTTGAAGAAGAGAAGCTTTTGTGTGATGATGAATACAAATGTGCATAAACATTAAATGGTTTGTTGTAGGGTTCATGCGGAGGGCATAATGCAATCTTTCATCTCAAAAAAGTGCTCatgcaaaattataaataatttgccAGTATTACAAAAACATTATACACAAATTGAGTGTACAACCTGTCAAGCTGAATGTGGACACTCAGAGGTATCCTTTTAAGTATATAATATCCTTGGTCCATCACATATTAAAGAGGAGCTTGTATAAGGGTTGTTCAAAGTTCCTGAGTGTTCTTGGTTTGCTTCAGACCAAGAGAGGTAGACCCGAGTGCTGGTCTAAAAATATACTTCTGTCATTCCACTGTCATAAGCTGAACtaaataaattacagaatatGTTAGAGAAATCGTGTTGCTAGGTCTCGGGCTATGAGTATGAAACTACCCTAAGTACAGCATAACAGCATGATAAATGTAGGAGCTGATCATTCTTTCATCAAAAATgaaacactgatttaaaaaaaaaaagtaaaaagtaaatcaTACTTGAAACAAGTTTCTTACCAAGGCAGATTATCAagcacaaagataaataaatatactacTTGGTGTAAAATATAATCAAAACAACGAAAGTGTCAGAATCCATTGCTAATTCAGAGGAATAAGTAATAACATCTGACCAGGAAAATCAGAGGAAAGCTTTAAAAAGagttaacatttaaatttcactttcagtAAGATGAAGGgaatgaaatgtcagacaaaggGAAAGATGTTTATAGAGCAATGGTCAGATTCAGTACTTTGGGTGAAGAGTTCAAAGGAGAATGAGGGCAATTTCAATCAAATCAGCCTCTTACTGAAAAATGTTTTGATTATATTATCAAGTTCTTCTTAGGTGCCATTTCTCAAAATGCCAGTGCTGAATATTAATCATTATTCAGTTGGCTATTTCTACATATATTACTTATAGTCCATTTACCAATATAGAGAGTCATGGtgactaagggggaaaaaaaaatgttagcttCGTGACCTGTTGGGACTCATATTTGACAAGCCCCACCCTGATGAGTCAGCTTTGGGGCTAACATGAAAGCTAACATGAAGATTCAAAGTGTACCGGCTTCTTTGCTAATAAAACATCGTCCTCATATATAAGTAAGTAAAGTGTTAATGAGATGCTATCCTTCTAATAAGCTTAAGCAATGAAGTAGCAAGAGTCATGAAAAGAAACCAACACCCAGTTTTCAGAGTATATAACCTCCTCAGTAATGAATTGGATCTTCAGACCAGCATGTTGGGTCCCTGGGACCAACTCAATCAAGGATTTTCACAATATGACCCAGAGACCTATCCACTCACTCAAGAACTTCTACAATGTCCCACCTCTCTCTGCCATCATACATGAATCGAATGTTATAAACTTTGAAGATGGATTCTTTTTACCCAGGAGTTGCTACAGCAGGACCTGGCTCCTGGACAGCTTTCCAGAAACCTGCAGGGAAACCACCAGCTGCATAGTACCTGAAGGTGAACGGGAATTACACACAGAGGAGAGCTGTGTGCAAAACGTCTGTCTTTCCAGAGTCGTCCAAACAACTTGTTCTAATTCCAGGCCCTGTGAAAACACAGCATGCCAGTCAAGAAGTTCCTTGGCAGTGTTGGAGTGTGTTTCTCGGCCTTGCCAGTCAGGAAGTAGCCAGCAAATGTGTTCTGTAGTCCAGAGTTGCCAACCTGTGAGCAACATGGCAAAGTCATGTGCACCCAAGACTTGTGTGTCTAAGAGTTGCCAGACTCTGGAATGTGACTGTAGCCAGTGCCAAGCTCAGAGCCTTGAATCCAGTTCCTGCAGTTCTTTGGTCTATGTCACACCAGGGTCACAGCTCCTGGAAACTTCTTCTAACACTTATGAGCCAACTTGCTGTGTTACTGGTGGTTTGTAATTGCCTAGTGAGTGAAGAATCTGCAGAATGTGTAGAGAGACTCAGATTTTAAGTTTCATAAATTGAGTCCTGAAAAATAGgaccttttctttctctaaacaCAAACTATTTCTGCCTGTGTTTGTGAGTGAATGAACTATCCTGTACTGTCTCCAAAGAgaaaactttttacttttttttttcttttttgagcatTTCTGGTGGTAAGCTAGGCTtctccagtggttcagtggtaaagaacctgccagcagtGGAGGAGACATGGCAGCAgcctcgggtttgattcctgggtcaggaagaccccctggagaagaaaacggaaactcactccagtatttttgcctggaaatcccatggacagagggacctggcaggctatagtccatggagtcgcaaaagagttggacaaaactgagcgactaaagatACTGTCAGTAAGCGGATAGGAAAGTATGCTAACTATTTTAGGTCACTAGGACACTATTTGTTATAGAGCAATAAGAATTGCTACCAGGGACTAACATGAATGCTTAAAAACTCCACATTACACTTTGACTACTGATTATTATCAGTGGAAACACTAATCATTGAATCTGGCTTGTTATAACATGCTTTAATAGAGAAAGGTAATGGGCTACTAATATCAGAAATACATATAGTACTAGAGTTTAAAGATGCCTTGAAACCCATTTAGTCCTGTGAACTCTGCTGGCTTCAACTGTACCAGAGGTTGCTCATATAGTTAATAACATCAAACCACAAGTCAAATCTGTGTGTCCTCACTGTCCATCATTATTCTATTTACTGTAATACAGCATTCTTTTAGTTAACTATTACCTTGAACCTATTGTTTGACAGGTGCAAGACAGTTTTGAATTTCACCTCTATAAACTTCATAACCATGGACTAGTCAGAGACATTTGAATATGATAAGTTCAGGTTGAGCATATTCACTACAGTTCTGCTATTCTGGTTCCTCTTTTCACTATTTAAGTGTTTTGGGGTGTGTGATTTGGGAAAATATTCTTTGTAgtaaataaatttactttatttACATCACAAGcaattgttactattatttttatttcacatttttatggGTTTTAGGTTATAATTACCCCCGCGTTCCACCCAATTGGATTAAAAGTGTAAATAGTTGGCCAAAAGTTGGCCAAAAGCTTCACTCAGGTTTTTCTggaagatgttatagaaaaatacaaacaaagtTTCTGGAAGCCAACTCAGTATTTGGAAGCATAAAAGAGAGCATGATCCCTTACCATTGTTTGTATAGcagattttgttgttcagttgcttagtcgcaCCTGATTCTTTGTGTGcagacaccatgaactgcagcttgacaagcttccctgtttttcactatctcccagagttttctcagattcatgtccattcatgtcagtgatgccatccacccatcttatcctctgccacccctttagcctcctaccctcaatctttcctaaaaTCAGGATTGTTTTCAATGACTCAATTCTTGTCATCAGGTGGCTGAGGTATCAAATcttcagttcagcatcagtccttccaatgaatattcagggttgatttcatttaggattgactgatttgatcttcttgctgcctaagggactctcaagagtcttctccagcaccgcaatgtATAGTATGGATCAGAGTAGGAGAGCACATTGGTGGTAGCCAACCATCAGTCAAAGCAGAGGTGCATGCTAAATATGAAGATGATGAAACCACAGGGTTCAAATATGTAAAGACTCATTAACTTTGTTCAGAACAGCTTGGCTATTAAGAAGCTGTAGATGTGGTCTTAATGGATCTCTCATTTTCAGGGCAACATAAAGTAGTGGTTACGAGGGTGGATTCTGAAATCAGATTTCCTTAGCCGTGTTGGTGAAGGATGTGTGAATCCCAGCTGTGTGCTATGTGCAAGTTTTTCAACCGTTCTCCACTTCAACTTATTCATCTCCAAAACTGAGAGGATAATGGTATGACCATTGTGAGACCTAATAAGTTAGTAGTTTGAAAGTGATCAGCACATGACCTTGTGTATAGAAAATGTTCAGTAAAATTTAGCAACATGATTCCCCAGCTCAGAGACTCAATATGAAGGGTGAAGGCAGGGATGTGTAGATAAAGTCGGAAACCTATGACATATTAGGAAAGCTATTCATCCAAAACTGAGAAATTAACCTGTTTTGTATCTGGAAAGACACAAGCTGTATCTTACACTAACAGACAAGCTTAAAAACCAAGTGTTGCCCTTTGTTGAAGTGGGCTGGCAAGTATGTCTGACAAGTATCTCTATGACAGAACTAGTGTTGATTTACCTGTCAGCTCTGTGAATAGGTTACCCAGAGGTCATCCCAAAGAGGAAGATTTAAAATCCATAAACCACCACTTACACGGGTGCTTCTGTAAAGCCGCACAGCTGAGAGGTAGCTGATGCAGGTCTGAAAGAAGCTGAATGAACACTTTGACTCTGTTAATAGCAACAGAGCGCATGGAGATCACATCAGAGTATTCCTGTTGCAAAAAAAAACATTGACATAAAGCTTCTGTCTGAAGCAGCGATGGCAGCAACACAGTGTTGACAGCAATAAGGAGACCTCTTCCTCATGGTAGCTTCGAGGGATTCCAGTCACAGCCAATCATGTGGACATAAATGAAACTCGGTAGAGCAGACTGTCACTAATGTAACTCAAATAGGGAAGGGTTCAACTACTCTGGGCCGCACATTCTTTCTGGGATGAGCATGATAACTCTCCTAAGGAGAAGTTAGCTGAAGAAGGAGCCAGTATATAATCTACCCCTGTACGAAGCACATTGGAACTCTTTCTAGAAAGAAACTCTGTGAACTCAGGGGCTACAGATTCTTGGTACTGGAATGGAGCCTGGTGTGGATGTGAAGAGATGCTCCATATTCAGTTTGGTGTAGTGGGAATTGGCCTTGGATTATCACTAGACCTAGTTcaaatggtggctcagatagtaaagaatctgccttcaatgtaggagacctgggttcaatccctgggttaaaaagatcccctggagaagagaatggctacccactccagtattcttgcctgcaaaatctcatgcacagaggagctttgtgggttatagtccatgtggtcacaaagagtggaacatgactaaAGTGAGTAATACTGTCACTTGTTCAAATACAAATTCTGCCATTTCCTAACTATGTGCCTGGGACAACTTAATATTTCTGAGATTCAGTTccttcattgttcagttcagttcagttgctcagtcgtgtccaactctttgcgaccccatgaaccacagcacaccaggcctcgctgtccatcaccaactcctggagttcacccaaacccatgtccattgagtcagtgatgccatccaaccatctcatcctctgctgtccccttctcctcctgccctcaatctttcccagcatcagggtcttttcaaatgagtcagctctttgcatcaggtggccaaagtattggagtttcagcttcagcatcagtccttccaatgaa is part of the Bos indicus x Bos taurus breed Angus x Brahman F1 hybrid chromosome 1, Bos_hybrid_MaternalHap_v2.0, whole genome shotgun sequence genome and encodes:
- the LOC113897470 gene encoding LOW QUALITY PROTEIN: keratin-associated protein 27-1 (The sequence of the model RefSeq protein was modified relative to this genomic sequence to represent the inferred CDS: substituted 1 base at 1 genomic stop codon); this translates as MTQRPIHSLKNFYNVPPLSAIIHESNVINFEDGFFLPRSCYSRTWLLDSFPETCRETTSCIVPEGERELHTEESCVQNVCLSRVVQTTCSNSRPCENTACQSRSSLAVLECVSRPCQSGSSQQMCSVVQSCQPVSNMAKSCAPKTCVSKSCQTLECDCSQCQAQSLESSSCSSLVYVTPGSQLLETSSNTYEPTCCVTGGLXLPSE